One part of the Paroedura picta isolate Pp20150507F chromosome 5, Ppicta_v3.0, whole genome shotgun sequence genome encodes these proteins:
- the SCAF11 gene encoding protein SCAF11 codes for MKNKKQCIQNHEDQNHEDPEGEGNEESHSCSGIFSEEADRCPICLNCLAEQEVGFPENCSHIFCVTCILKWAETRASCPVDRKQFQAIYKLNVVKDCIKVQIKEQASKKDDPLLFNKGKYCPMNMKNFTRKQENAVRKPLMAVFWKGWNPKYCSSDNENKNTTLVKKIKPRRQTCSNRVFRSDLCNRSFSSSSFTGASPNHHNECIEISKIDTIIEHKRRELELSSSVLARVERIPSMCYEMETCLRVPTVVMGALFPINTTPLENFGSSVKGYAVTYVQEGEEKKQTSGTAGTRGTRRKISDNTPRRRSARNTKTETANQSQSSPKSSSSGCEASGDGSSFVNASCTESEKLPPKRKAKRAIKQQEPLVKKKLRSYGRCRKPSSDLVEEGDSEAEVTVLLDKGHLPDAEKSTSDFSCKSNVELQSANGLENSMDLVKCPERTEDSCKVQDTSEVLDMDPCVQEPPLLIAEEETEKCDAADDTEFESERYYVSTIEQVDEPEQLSRELSDTAMHQVQDFGNSEPKLPGRLELVEVADRSLDISEDKLTQRAESSAVADKPLPSPENELQEKLECMDTEKQLMPGTENESLGRSESVVVTGEVLDRTENEMQEEPLAVHSGSSFPESVVEEQPLGSPRRKLLELQVSLEIEDPETEEKETNALGNNEDQKSTDLLMNIASGNKYDQSTEEAGDASRMSVLPTTLTEDVKHFNEDNNEIVAMECDSFSSDQNDTRIDQPLVSGIVEQEADALLHEVKHTISSTNLEKREESECSAGLKKDKKTRTRRSRFHSPSTTWSPLKREGRKSQSPSPERATVAEGRMSRSPRKEIVTETRVSQSPKGDTSKEEGQRSVSQSPKGELQRKRKKSLSQSPKRDQPREWRSQSPKKDPQREDRSPSPKKDLLRGERQSLSQSPKRDLLREGRRSSSSSPKRDGLREKRRSSRTWAKDSSPRHKCRSQSRDRDSDKEGPRRDHDRDRGRRRWSQSRSRSRSRSRSRSRPRNKGPLFPRNERDSYSPPRWKERWTNDNWRSPRGNERYKRNEHDKLSENVKKERESTNKDGETPLDPDQYRTDYPDWVMERINSVPESRNRDREKFKSTPWEENRQNNSGPPWNRNFGSSWNLNRGRGGRNRGGRGRGFLYGDQNENRWQTRKPHSGNTNSTGNESARYPEPQPYKRKSEQDFTFDTPADRSGWTSASSWAVRKTLPADVQNYYSRRGRNSPSPQSAWTRQEEAAAAAAPEQDPNFKDQTNQQGDNSQLPVNIMQPQMNVMTPVNTQHQPMNIFPYTMGVHAPIMNIQHNPFNLPPPVPIHLHTGVPLVQVATPTNMSQGPPPPPPPPPPSQQVNYVASQLDGKQLQAIPSTSHGVTNMGAPVLPASTAALGSMEAVQGPSSGNTTSSSNIKSSNSAVKLAESKVSVTVEASADSSKKDQKLLIQEKAAQEVKLAIKPFYQNKDISKEEYKEIVRKAVDKVCHSKSGEVNSAKVANLVKAYVDKYKHSRKKNPEEAISMEKK; via the exons GTTCAGATAAAGGAACAAGCAAGCAAAAAAGATGACCCACTTCTCTTTAATAAGGGCAAGTATTGCCCTATGAATATGAAAAACTTCACAAG AAAGCAAGAAAATGCAGTCAGAAAACCTTTGATGGCAGTCTTCTGGAAAGGCTGGAATCCCAAATACT GCTCCTCAgataatgaaaacaaaaatacTACGTTGGTGAAGAAAATCAAG CCAAGAAGACAGACTTGTTCAAACAGAGTCTTCAGAAGTGACTTGTGCAACAGATCTTTTTCCAGCAGTAGTTTCACTGGAGCATCTCCTAATCACCACAATGAGTG tATAGAGATCAGCAAAATTGACACAATTATTGAACACAAGAGAAGAGAACTGGAGCTGTCTTCTTCTGTGCTGGCTAGAGTAGAAAG AATCCCTTCCATGTGTTATGAAATGGAAACTTGTCTTCGGGTACCCACTGTTGTGATGGGAGCTCTCTTTCCGATAAACACTACACCTTTGGAAAACTTTG GATCTTCAGTGAAGGGATATGCTGTTACCTATGTCCaagaaggagaggagaaaaaacaAACTTCTGGTACGGCTGGCACAAGAGGAACAAGAAGGAAGATTTCAGATAATACTCCTAGAAGGAGATCTGCCCGGAATACTAAAACAGAAACTGCAAATCAGTCTCAGAGTTCACCAAAATCAAGCAGTTCTGGTTGTGAGGCCAGTGGTGATGGTAGCTCTTTTGTGAATGCTTCATGTACAGAATCTGAAAAATTACCTCCAAAACGAAAGGCAAAGAGAGCAATTAAACAGCAGGAACCTTTAGTTAAAAAGAAACTCAGAAGTTATGGGCGTTGTAGAAAGCCATCTAGTGATCTAGTAGAAGAAGGTGACTCTGAGGCAGAGGTAACAGTCTTGCTAGATAAAGGTCATCTACCAGATGCTGAAAAGAGTACCTCTGACTTCAGTTGCAAAAGTAATGTAGAGCTGCAGTCTGCTAATGGCTTAGAAAATTCCATGGACCTTGTAAAATGTCCAGAACGTACAGAAGACTCCTGTAAAGTGCAGGATAcgtcagaagtgttagacatggatCCCTGTGTACAAGAACCACCTTTGCTCATCGCTGAGGAAGAAACTGAGAAATGTGATGCAGCAGATGATACTGAGTTTGAAAGTGAAAGGTATTATGTAAGCACCATTGAACAAGTAGATGAACCTGAACAACTTTCTAGAGAATTGTCTGACACAGCAATGCATCAGGTCCAGGATTTTGGCAATTCAGAACCTAAACTGCCAGGAAGGCTTGAATTGGTGGAAGTAGCAGACAGGTCTCTGGATATTTCTGAGGACAAATTAACACAGAGAGCTGAATCTTCAGCAGTAGCAGATAAGCCGTTGCCCAGCCCTGAAAATGAGTTACAGGAGAAACTGGAATGTATGGACACAGAAAAGCAGCTGATGCCTGGCACTGAAAATGAATCACTGGGGAGATCTGAATCTGTAGTAGTAACAGGTGAGGTGTTGGACAGGACAGAAAATGAGATGCAAGAGGAGCCCTTGGCAGTTCATTCAGGAAGTTCATTTCCAGAATCCGTGGTAGAAGAGCAGCCATTAGGTAGTCCTAGAAGGAAATTACTGGAGCTCCAGGTGTCTCTAGAAATAGAAGATCCtgaaactgaagaaaaagaaacaaatgcacTTGGAAATAATGAAGACCAAAAATCTACTGATTTATTGATGAACATTGCTTCAGGTAATAAATATGATCAATCTACAGAAGAGGCTGGAGATGCATCCAGAATGAGTGTATTGCCCACAACGCTTACTGAAGATGTTAAACATTTCAATGAAGATAACAATGAGATAGTAGCTATGGAATGTGATTCATTTAGCAGTGACCAGAATGATACTCGCATAGACCAGCCACTAGTGAGTGGCATTGTAGAGCAAGAGGCAGATGCCTTACTGCATGAAGTGAAACACACTATAAGCTCTACAAATCTAGAAAAGAGAGAAGAatctgaatgctctgcgggacttaaaaaagataaaaagacTCGAACTAGAAGATCAAGATTTCATTCGCCATCAACAACTTGGTCCCCATTGAAGCGAGAAGGAAGAAAATCTCAATCTCCATCTCCTGAAAGAGCAACTGTGGCTGAAGGCAGGATGTCTCGGTCTCCCCGAAAGGAGATTGTGACTGAAACCAGGGTGTCTCAATCTCCTAAAGGGgatacttccaaagaagaagggcAGAGGTCTGTATCCCAGTCTCCAAAGGGGGAActgcaaagaaaaaggaaaaaatcttTATCCCAGTCTCCAAAGAGGGATCAGCCAAGGGAATGGCGGTCTCAGTCTCCAAAGAAAGATCCTCAAAGAGAAGATAGGTCTCCGTCTCCAAAGAAGGATCTGCTGAGAGGAGAGAGGCAATCTTTGTCTCAGTCCCCCAAGAGGGATCTGCTAAGAGAAGGGAGGAGATCTTCCTCTAGTTCACCGAAGAGGGATGGATTGAGAGAAAAGAGGAGGTCATCACGGACATGGGCAAAAGACTCCTCTCCGAGGCACAAATGTAGGTCTCAGAGTAGGGACAGAGACAGTGATAAAGAGGGGCCAAGACGAGATCACGACAGAGATAGAGGTAGGAGAAGATGGTCACAGTCACGCTCAAGATCTAGATCCAGATCTAGATCCAGATCTAGACCAAGAAACAAAGGTCCCTTGTTTCCTAGAAATGAGAGAGATAGCTATTCACCTCCTAGATGGAAAGAACGGTGGACAAATGACAACTGGAGAAGTCCCAGAGGAAATGAAAGGTACAAAAGAAATGAACACGATAAGTTGTCTGAGAAcgtaaagaaagaaagggagagcacaaacaaagatggtgagacaCCACTTGATCCTGACCAGTACAGAACAGACTATCCAGACTGGGTAATGGAAAGAATAAATTCTGTTCCAGAAAGTAGGAACAGAGATAGGGAAAAGTTTAAAAGTACACCATGGGAAGAAAATAGACAAAATAATTCAGGGCCTCCTTGGAATAGAAACTTTGGATCTAGTTGGAATTTAAATCGTGGCAGAGGTGGCCGAAACAGAGGTGGCCGTGGCAGAGGTTTTTTGTATGGAGACCAGAATGAAAATCGCTGGCAAACTCGGAAGCCCCACTCAGGGAACACAAACAGTACTGGGAATGAAAGTGCAAGATACCCAGAACCTCAGCCATATAAACGCAAGTCAGAACAAGACTTCACTTTTGACACGCCTGCTGATCGGTCTGGCTGGACGTCTGCATCTAGCTGGGCTGTAAGAAAGACTTTACCGGCAGATGTGCAGAACTATTATTCCAGAAGGGGCAGAAATTCTCCAAGTCCACAATCTGCATGGACAAGAcaagaggaagcagcagcagcagcagcacctgagcaaG ATCCAAATTTCAAAGACCAAACGAACCAACAAGGAGATAATTCTCAACTACCAGTCAACATCATGCAACCACAGATGAATGTAATGACACCAGTAAATACGCAACATCAGCCAATGAATATCTTCCCATATACAATGGGTGTTCACGCTCCTATTATGAACATTCAACACAATCCATTTAATCTCCCACCGCCAGTGCCCATTCATCTTCATACAGGAGTGCCTCTTGTCCAGGTAGCAACACCCACAAATATGTCTCAGGGAccacctcctccaccacctcctccaccaccatcccAGCAAGTTAATTACGTTGCCTCTCAACTGGATGGAAAACAATTGCAG GCGATTCCTAGTACTTCCCATGGAGTCACCAACATGGGTGCACCAGTCCTGCCTGCTTCAACAGCAGCTTTGGGAAGCATGGAAGCAGTTCAGGGACCAAGTTCTGGTAATACAACATCGTCAAGTAACATCAAATCTTCTAACTCTGCTGTAAAATTGGCTGAAAGCAAAGTAAGTGTAACAGTGGAAGCCAGCGCAGATAGCTCCAAGAAAGACCAG AAACTGCTAATTCAGGAAAAAGCTGCACAAGAAGTAAAATTGGCTATTAAGCCATTTTATCAGAATAAAGATATTTCAAAAGAAGAATATAAAGAGATTGTGAGAAAAGCTGTAGATAAG GTTTGTCACAGCAAGAGTGGGGAAGTGAATTCTGCAAAAGTGGCCAATTTGGTCAAAGCTTACGTGGACAAATATAAACATTCAAGAAAGAAAAACCCCGAAGAGGCTATTTCTATGGAAAAAAAATGA